A portion of the Drosophila innubila isolate TH190305 chromosome 3L unlocalized genomic scaffold, UK_Dinn_1.0 0_D_3L, whole genome shotgun sequence genome contains these proteins:
- the LOC117787052 gene encoding dnaJ homolog subfamily B member 6-A-like, whose protein sequence is MLDYYKVLNVARNASDSEIKKAYKKLTQKWHPAKNPDNLEEANKRIRELFKAYKVLSNEKKRRIYDKYLKKEKEDQAQNQSESEHFHDTAHNLMAGTPFEFRPMTYDSNFFRDRHAEILRDANVRSQSNGATSSRSQINFSRSATDLNININCNKYLILLDEY, encoded by the exons ATGTTGGACTACTACAAAGTATTGAATGTGGCGCGTAATGCCAGCGATAGTGAAATCAAAAAGGCCTATAAAAAATTGACGCAGAAATGGCATCCTGCCAAGAATCCAGACAATTTGGAGGAGGCAAACAAACGCATTCGGGAACTTTTCAAGGCCTATAAAGTGCTGTCAAATGAAAAGAAACGCCGCATTTACGACAAGTATctcaaaaaggaaaaagaggATCAGGCCCAAAACCAAAGTGAAAGCGAGCACTTTCATGACACTGCACATAACTTAATGGCTGGCACTCCGTTTGAGTTCAGACCCATGACCTATGACAGTAACTTCTTCAGAGATCGCCATGCCGAAATCTTAAGAGATGCCAATGTCCGTTCACAATCGAATGGCGCCACAAGCAGCCGCagccaaattaattttagtcgCAGCGCCACTGATctaaatattaacattaattgcaacaa ATATTTGATCCTCTTGGATGAGTACTAA